One window of Macrococcus sp. 19Msa1099 genomic DNA carries:
- a CDS encoding FAD/NAD(P)-binding protein, translating into MRIAIIGAGVGGISVLKYLHKEKKLKAEITVFDDKKYMGSGRAFQYDDPELLMNYPGNLISMKPNKQQDFIDWIQKSNVNKEIHLDEAENTSANRYYSRQLFGKYMQEHFEKFANKKNVSIITDHARNVEFISQEYVVSTQHEKYYFDAIFLSPGQFGPMDPYQLEGTTGYYKWPYPLHEKSIEANKDYAVIGTGLSSLDIVRYFIAHSTNKLALISRDGKVQSVRGKMQKVKFKYITHKKLEKIKMAHHGYIPLEELVERFKKELDGLGLDVEKLRINRSNPVRALKFDLSHPEEVGLMQSFVLEIVHIASYIWPFMTREDKAAYRKHYAPILDDYANPMPEGTAEELLDALSSGRVEIYSGITDIEYKYNKFRIHTKDKELRVHYVFNATGPAKAYKDATEPNPLIENLVNQDLLIEHPDGGFYVTPIRNQVIMRDGVMSRFFMLGQKTSGVNYLDNGIMELIDEAKRTVKALAEEEGLDV; encoded by the coding sequence ATGAGAATTGCAATTATAGGTGCAGGCGTTGGTGGCATATCTGTGTTGAAGTATCTGCATAAAGAAAAAAAACTGAAAGCTGAGATTACAGTTTTTGATGATAAGAAGTATATGGGGAGTGGACGTGCATTTCAGTACGACGACCCCGAACTGCTGATGAATTATCCTGGAAATCTCATCAGTATGAAACCTAATAAGCAACAAGACTTCATCGACTGGATTCAAAAAAGCAACGTAAACAAAGAGATTCATCTCGATGAAGCGGAGAATACTTCAGCCAATCGTTATTATTCTCGACAATTATTCGGTAAATACATGCAAGAACACTTTGAGAAATTTGCGAACAAGAAGAACGTATCTATTATAACAGACCATGCACGAAATGTTGAGTTTATTAGTCAGGAATATGTCGTTTCCACTCAGCATGAGAAATATTATTTTGATGCTATATTTTTATCTCCAGGCCAGTTTGGACCGATGGATCCTTATCAGCTTGAAGGAACAACGGGCTATTATAAATGGCCGTATCCACTGCATGAGAAGAGCATTGAAGCGAACAAAGATTATGCGGTTATTGGGACAGGCCTTTCGAGTCTCGATATTGTGCGTTACTTTATCGCACATAGCACGAACAAGTTAGCACTTATCAGCCGTGATGGTAAGGTACAGTCGGTCCGTGGTAAGATGCAGAAGGTCAAGTTTAAATATATAACGCATAAGAAACTTGAGAAAATTAAAATGGCGCATCATGGTTATATTCCATTGGAGGAATTGGTAGAAAGGTTCAAAAAAGAGCTTGATGGACTCGGCTTAGATGTAGAGAAGCTACGTATTAATCGTTCAAATCCAGTACGAGCATTAAAATTTGACTTGAGTCATCCAGAAGAGGTCGGGCTGATGCAGTCATTCGTCCTTGAAATAGTCCATATCGCATCTTATATATGGCCATTTATGACACGAGAAGATAAAGCAGCATATCGCAAACACTATGCACCGATACTAGATGATTATGCGAATCCAATGCCTGAAGGAACGGCAGAGGAACTGCTCGATGCCCTTTCTAGTGGACGCGTAGAGATCTATAGCGGAATAACAGACATTGAGTATAAATATAATAAGTTCCGCATTCACACAAAGGATAAAGAGCTACGTGTACATTATGTGTTTAATGCGACAGGCCCAGCAAAAGCTTACAAGGATGCAACTGAACCTAATCCTTTGATTGAAAACCTTGTGAATCAGGACTTGCTGATTGAGCATCCAGATGGAGGTTTCTATGTAACGCCGATCCGCAATCAGGTTATTATGAGAGATGGTGTCATGTCACGCTTCTTTATGCTTGGACAGAAGACATCTGGTGTCAACTACTTAGATAACGGTATAATGGAACTGATTGATGAAGCAAAACGAACAGTTAAAGCTCTAGCTGAAGAGGAGGGATTGGATGTATAG
- a CDS encoding betaine/proline/choline family ABC transporter ATP-binding protein (Members of the family are the ATP-binding subunit of ABC transporters for substrates such as betaine, L-proline or other amino acids, choline, carnitine, etc. The substrate specificity is best determined from the substrate-binding subunit, rather than this subunit, as it interacts with the permease subunit and not with substrate directly.), with amino-acid sequence MLEMNNVSKVYKGGKKAVSDLNISIKQGEFIAFIGTSGSGKTTAMRMINRMIEPTSGTITLDGKNIKELNPVQLRRKIGYVIQQIGLLPHMTIRDNITLVPKLLKWSEVDKNKKAEELIQLVDLPLSYLDLYPSQLSGGQQQRIGVVRALAADQDIILMDEPFGALDPLTRDTLQDLVKELQVKFNKTFIMVTHDMDEAIKLADRIVIMSNGEVVQLDTPNNILRRPANDFVRDFIGENRLIQTTPNVKTVDEAMVKPISVTAEKSIGEAIQIMRERRVDTLLITDNDNVLVGYVDIEDLSEAAKKSLSLSRIMNHNVYFVRSGVYLQDTVRTILKRNIRLIPVLDKHDRLLGVITRANLVDIVYDTIWGEELEEV; translated from the coding sequence ATGTTAGAAATGAATAACGTCTCGAAAGTTTATAAAGGCGGTAAAAAAGCAGTATCAGATTTAAATATTTCAATCAAGCAAGGAGAGTTTATCGCGTTCATCGGTACGAGCGGCTCTGGTAAGACAACTGCGATGCGTATGATCAACCGTATGATTGAGCCAACTAGCGGGACGATCACTCTGGACGGGAAGAATATCAAAGAACTGAACCCCGTACAGCTTCGCCGTAAAATCGGCTACGTCATCCAGCAGATTGGATTACTGCCTCATATGACTATTCGTGACAACATCACGCTTGTACCGAAATTGCTGAAATGGTCAGAAGTGGACAAGAACAAGAAAGCTGAAGAACTGATTCAGCTCGTCGATCTTCCATTATCCTATCTTGACCTCTATCCCTCTCAGCTCTCAGGTGGACAACAGCAACGTATCGGTGTCGTACGTGCACTTGCTGCAGATCAGGATATCATTCTGATGGACGAACCTTTTGGTGCACTGGATCCACTTACACGTGATACTTTGCAGGATCTAGTGAAAGAGCTACAGGTCAAATTCAATAAGACTTTCATCATGGTCACGCATGATATGGACGAGGCTATCAAATTAGCAGATCGCATCGTCATTATGAGTAATGGTGAAGTCGTACAGCTTGATACACCGAACAATATATTAAGACGTCCAGCAAATGATTTTGTGCGCGATTTCATCGGCGAAAACCGTCTGATCCAGACGACGCCTAACGTTAAAACAGTTGATGAAGCAATGGTCAAACCCATCTCTGTTACAGCTGAGAAGTCAATAGGTGAAGCGATACAGATTATGCGTGAGCGTCGTGTAGATACATTGCTCATCACAGACAATGATAATGTCTTAGTCGGCTACGTCGACATTGAAGACTTATCTGAAGCAGCAAAGAAATCATTAAGCCTGTCTCGCATCATGAACCATAATGTCTATTTCGTGCGTTCTGGTGTGTATCTTCAAGATACAGTGCGTACCATCCTTAAGCGTAATATTCGTCTTATCCCAGTGCTTGATAAGCACGATAGACTGCTCGGCGTCATTACTCGTGCCAACTTAGTAGATATCGTCTATGACACTATCTGGGGCGAAGAGTTAGAGGAGGTATAA
- a CDS encoding ABC transporter permease — MLAFLQENQAELLEKTWEHISISLLSLLAAIIVAVPLGIVLTKSDKLAKVVLSITSVLQTVPSLAILAMMIPFFGIGTLPAVIALFLYVLLPILNNTYLGIQSVNKNAREAGRAMGMTQNQLLRMVELPLAVPVIMSGIRLSAVYAISWATLASYIGAGGLGDFIFNGLNLYQPKLIIAGAVVVTLLALVTDFALAYIEKITTPRGLVVSKGEK, encoded by the coding sequence ATGTTAGCATTCTTACAGGAAAACCAGGCCGAACTACTCGAGAAGACGTGGGAGCATATCTCCATTTCACTGCTCAGCCTACTTGCAGCAATCATCGTTGCAGTACCGCTCGGCATTGTGCTGACAAAATCTGATAAGCTAGCAAAGGTTGTACTCTCTATAACGAGCGTGCTACAAACCGTACCTTCGCTAGCGATACTTGCGATGATGATCCCCTTCTTTGGGATAGGTACACTACCCGCTGTTATCGCACTGTTTCTCTATGTGCTGCTTCCGATACTCAATAACACTTATCTCGGCATACAGTCTGTTAACAAAAATGCACGAGAAGCAGGTCGTGCAATGGGCATGACTCAGAACCAGCTATTACGTATGGTTGAGCTACCGCTTGCAGTCCCGGTCATTATGAGCGGTATCAGACTTTCTGCTGTCTATGCCATTAGTTGGGCGACGCTTGCTTCATATATTGGCGCCGGGGGACTTGGAGACTTTATCTTTAATGGGCTCAATCTCTACCAGCCGAAACTGATTATCGCGGGTGCTGTCGTTGTAACACTTCTCGCGCTCGTTACAGACTTCGCATTAGCATATATAGAAAAGATTACGACCCCACGTGGATTAGTTGTGTCGAAGGGGGAAAAATAA
- a CDS encoding osmoprotectant ABC transporter substrate-binding protein, translated as MKKLLILLSCLLVLSGCGQNTQKETVKIASVYTTESQILANMIKLLIEKETDHPVELINNLGSGTVVHQAMMRGDANVSSARYTGTDLTGPLGKEPITDPDKARSVVVKGFEEMFDQHYFDSYGFENTYAFMVTKETAKKYNLKTVSDMKKVAQNLRAGVDSSWMKRKGDGFDAFKKTYGFDFKDTKPMQIGLVYEAVNAGKMDVVLGYTTDGRIQSYNLVVLKDDLQFFPPYDANPVATNELLKKDPKIKKLLESMKDQISTEQMQKLNYEVDNNLKEPAVVAEAYLKSHNYFKGGAK; from the coding sequence ATGAAGAAATTACTCATACTATTATCCTGTCTACTCGTGCTTAGCGGCTGTGGACAGAACACCCAAAAAGAAACTGTCAAGATCGCCTCAGTATATACGACCGAAAGTCAGATCCTTGCGAACATGATCAAGCTTCTTATAGAAAAAGAGACCGATCATCCTGTAGAACTGATCAATAACCTCGGTTCAGGAACAGTAGTACACCAGGCGATGATGCGTGGCGATGCAAACGTCTCTTCTGCCCGTTATACCGGCACAGATTTAACAGGTCCACTCGGTAAAGAGCCGATCACAGATCCAGACAAAGCAAGAAGTGTTGTCGTCAAAGGGTTCGAAGAAATGTTTGACCAGCACTACTTTGATTCTTACGGCTTCGAGAATACATACGCTTTCATGGTGACAAAAGAGACAGCGAAGAAGTATAACCTGAAGACAGTCAGTGATATGAAAAAAGTTGCACAAAACTTACGTGCTGGCGTAGATTCATCGTGGATGAAACGTAAAGGTGATGGGTTTGATGCATTCAAAAAAACTTACGGCTTTGACTTTAAAGACACTAAGCCGATGCAGATTGGACTTGTCTATGAGGCAGTGAATGCAGGCAAGATGGACGTCGTCCTTGGATATACAACGGATGGACGTATCCAGAGTTATAACCTTGTCGTACTAAAAGATGACCTGCAGTTCTTCCCCCCTTATGATGCGAATCCAGTGGCGACTAATGAACTACTTAAGAAAGATCCAAAGATTAAAAAGCTGCTAGAATCGATGAAAGATCAGATTTCAACAGAACAAATGCAAAAGCTCAACTATGAAGTTGATAATAACCTGAAAGAACCTGCAGTAGTAGCAGAAGCCTACTTAAAATCACATAATTACTTCAAAGGAGGTGCGAAATAA
- a CDS encoding ABC transporter permease, with translation MENLNTFEQFIHYFQDNAGYVFQLFLGHFLISIYGVLLAAIVGIPIGIWIARHRRLVTPVISIANIIQTIPAIALLALLMLAMGLGKKTVIMAVFLYALLPIIKNTYTGLKAVDEHIVDAGRGMGMTKRQLLTMVELPLSLSVIIAGIRIALVIAIGVTAIGSFIGAQSLGDIIIRGTNATDGTSIILAGALPTALMAVLADIILGLIERRLDPTKRKKLSQTAPSAENE, from the coding sequence ATGGAGAATCTTAATACATTCGAACAGTTCATCCATTACTTCCAGGATAATGCAGGATACGTCTTCCAGCTTTTCCTTGGGCACTTTCTAATCAGTATATACGGTGTACTGCTAGCAGCTATAGTAGGAATACCGATCGGTATATGGATCGCCAGACATAGACGTCTTGTAACACCTGTAATCTCGATTGCGAATATCATACAAACAATCCCTGCCATCGCTTTACTTGCACTACTCATGCTGGCGATGGGGCTTGGTAAGAAGACTGTGATCATGGCCGTATTCCTCTATGCCTTATTGCCTATTATTAAGAACACATATACAGGTCTCAAAGCGGTTGACGAACATATCGTTGATGCTGGCCGTGGCATGGGGATGACAAAACGCCAACTGCTGACCATGGTAGAGTTACCCCTCAGCCTCTCAGTCATCATCGCAGGTATCCGTATCGCGCTCGTTATCGCAATCGGAGTCACTGCTATCGGCTCATTTATCGGGGCACAAAGCTTAGGTGACATCATCATCCGCGGAACAAACGCCACAGATGGTACATCAATCATCCTGGCCGGTGCGTTACCGACTGCGCTGATGGCTGTGCTTGCAGACATTATACTGGGTCTTATCGAACGTAGACTGGACCCGACAAAACGCAAGAAATTAAGTCAGACTGCACCGAGTGCAGAGAACGAGTAG
- a CDS encoding DUF6612 family protein, translating to MKSKQLLSLLLGSTLIFTACGQDTKKTEDTKSEEKKAETSTESKSSETASENKATEVKDAEALVIKAQEKGKTIKSYHANLDTQLKSGSDTSNVKMEMSVDDANKTKISTDMQNRSMDMYIFDKKVIITQDGQNYIDATSVMEDQVKNQLDQLDYNSALKTLDAYKDGEFKSVDNGYEITKSFKGLDEYKKLSEATDSEDAVKALEGQLKDIDGKATITFDRDLMMTKTITDINMTVKDKKMNTKTTATYDKYNQVKAIEIPEGAKNAQSIEELQKSEETSTEKAS from the coding sequence ATGAAATCTAAACAGTTATTATCACTATTACTCGGTTCTACCTTGATCTTTACTGCTTGCGGACAAGATACAAAGAAAACAGAAGATACTAAATCTGAAGAAAAGAAAGCTGAAACCTCTACTGAATCTAAATCTTCTGAAACAGCATCTGAAAATAAAGCAACCGAAGTTAAAGATGCAGAAGCATTAGTTATAAAGGCTCAGGAAAAAGGGAAAACTATAAAAAGTTACCATGCAAACCTTGATACACAGTTAAAATCAGGTAGTGATACAAGCAATGTAAAGATGGAAATGTCTGTAGATGATGCAAACAAGACTAAGATCAGTACAGATATGCAGAATCGATCGATGGATATGTATATATTCGATAAGAAAGTCATTATTACGCAAGATGGTCAGAACTATATCGATGCTACGAGTGTAATGGAAGATCAAGTAAAGAATCAGCTTGATCAGCTTGATTATAACTCAGCGCTTAAAACACTAGACGCCTATAAAGATGGTGAGTTCAAATCAGTAGACAATGGCTACGAAATCACTAAGTCATTTAAAGGTCTCGATGAATATAAAAAACTCAGTGAAGCAACGGATTCAGAGGATGCCGTTAAAGCACTTGAAGGTCAGTTAAAGGATATTGATGGGAAAGCAACTATCACATTTGATAGAGACTTGATGATGACTAAGACAATTACTGATATTAATATGACAGTGAAAGATAAGAAGATGAACACGAAGACAACAGCAACATATGATAAGTACAATCAAGTAAAAGCAATTGAAATTCCAGAAGGTGCGAAGAATGCACAATCTATCGAAGAACTACAAAAATCTGAAGAAACTTCAACTGAAAAAGCATCATAA
- a CDS encoding N-acetylglucosaminidase, whose product MNDKNKSLVGLGLCATIILGFIALMISEKTEDNALKNCHIDVSHTYKEALDKQMKAQAMYSNGVVWKAATRKQIDTYMNIDKLKDDSAQQYQFLNLSKTQKIHPATLDKLLKGKEILNNEGTSFARASRLHDVNEIYLINHALLETGKGKSKLAKGVAVDAKGRVGKGNKKYYNFFGIGAYDHDPVNEAAKYAFRHGWDTPEKAIVGGAKFIKTEFLNDEAQATLYGMRFNPVNPGHHQYATDVRWAHHNARSIADDYKKLKLKGKYFTTYEYKE is encoded by the coding sequence ATGAATGATAAGAATAAATCATTAGTTGGACTGGGGTTATGCGCTACGATTATTTTAGGGTTTATCGCGCTTATGATCAGTGAGAAGACAGAAGACAATGCACTTAAAAATTGTCACATTGATGTGTCGCATACTTATAAAGAAGCACTTGATAAACAGATGAAAGCACAGGCGATGTATTCAAATGGAGTCGTATGGAAAGCTGCTACACGTAAACAGATTGACACGTATATGAATATCGATAAATTAAAAGACGACAGCGCCCAGCAATATCAGTTCTTAAATCTGAGTAAGACGCAGAAGATTCATCCCGCCACATTGGATAAGCTGTTAAAAGGCAAGGAGATTCTTAATAACGAAGGAACAAGTTTCGCAAGAGCTTCCAGGCTGCATGATGTTAACGAGATCTATCTGATCAACCATGCACTACTGGAAACAGGTAAGGGTAAGAGTAAGCTTGCCAAAGGTGTCGCTGTTGACGCCAAAGGAAGGGTTGGTAAAGGGAATAAGAAATATTATAATTTCTTTGGTATCGGAGCCTACGACCATGATCCTGTGAATGAAGCGGCTAAATATGCATTTAGACATGGTTGGGACACACCAGAAAAAGCAATAGTCGGTGGGGCAAAGTTTATCAAGACAGAGTTCTTAAATGATGAAGCACAGGCCACATTATATGGTATGCGCTTTAACCCTGTAAATCCAGGACATCACCAGTATGCAACAGACGTCAGATGGGCACATCATAATGCACGCAGCATTGCAGACGATTATAAGAAGCTGAAGCTTAAAGGAAAATACTTTACAACTTATGAATATAAAGAATAA
- a CDS encoding DUF6440 family protein: MFGNKEEKRFTNYNAASGKPSKMMSNYIVVDEQTGVQYLFSAMGGMTVLVDKDGKPLLADGYK; encoded by the coding sequence ATGTTTGGGAATAAAGAGGAAAAACGATTTACTAACTATAACGCTGCATCTGGTAAACCATCTAAGATGATGTCTAATTATATTGTCGTCGATGAACAAACAGGTGTACAATATCTATTTTCGGCGATGGGAGGTATGACAGTATTGGTCGACAAAGACGGGAAGCCGCTACTTGCTGATGGTTATAAATAG
- a CDS encoding GNAT family N-acetyltransferase, with protein sequence MPELQLVKPSIEYKTDIMRYRADFVVNNEIIHGSSSLHNFDTFDHWFERLQDEEILDRLPEGFVPSTQFLCINEDQKIVGMIHIRHYLNDYLNNVGGHIGYSVRPDERRQGIAKWMLHQALLFLETKGVKKALVTCDHNNIASKNTILACGGICENSIHDTHDDIDVDRYWINIQKL encoded by the coding sequence TTGCCAGAACTTCAGCTCGTAAAACCGTCAATTGAATACAAGACAGACATCATGCGATATCGTGCAGATTTCGTAGTAAATAATGAGATCATTCATGGTTCATCGTCACTTCATAATTTTGATACCTTTGATCACTGGTTTGAACGTCTTCAAGATGAGGAGATTCTAGATCGACTCCCAGAAGGATTTGTACCTTCTACACAATTTCTATGTATCAATGAAGATCAGAAGATTGTGGGTATGATTCATATCAGACATTATTTAAATGACTATTTAAATAATGTCGGGGGGCATATCGGTTATTCAGTAAGACCTGATGAAAGACGACAAGGTATTGCAAAATGGATGTTGCATCAAGCACTGTTATTCCTTGAAACTAAAGGTGTGAAAAAGGCCCTTGTGACTTGTGACCATAATAATATTGCCAGTAAGAACACCATTCTAGCTTGTGGTGGCATCTGTGAGAATAGCATACATGATACACATGATGATATTGATGTAGACCGTTACTGGATCAATATACAAAAACTTTAG
- a CDS encoding Ig-like domain-containing protein has translation MKKILFIFVVLSMIISLATPNVTLAQDLTQNIIKDIKIENEKTTFTNRDRVKITVDFDASGRKIEPGDMMLVQLPDELKGFETSMNLSNADGKVLGNCNVTTNNISCTFNENVKDLTNIKGQFYFTTEFNDDEQGTKQKNLNFGNTAITKSITVDNPVYGEAGVSNETFFKGGQILPDAPNQVSWAIRFNNKQDYFRQGDPAMITDKLGEGQAYDVDSFQFTVTTKGQSTISLSKADFEAQYGEVYINKDSFNIRFNQPNYTQLMVYYNTKIVDSSLDEFSNGATTNYIDKNGVQQNEVSNATVKNISAGGNIEGELAKYNGKLTINKVGVDKEGNKTPLAGAKFSLTNKAEEVVAEGTTDDNGQLSFNEIKGGTYSVKEIVFPDGYKADVSGDTQEIVLDFRNQAEVIHEITNIKEELEPTTEEPTTEAPTTEAPTTEIPTTEAPTTEAPTTEAPTTEVPTTEAPTTEAPTTEAPTTEVPTTEAPTTEAPTTEAPTTEAPTTEAPTTEAPTTEAPTTEAPTTEAPTTEAPTTEAPTTEAPTTEAPTTEAPTTEVPTTEVPTTEAPTTEVPTTEAPTTEAPTTEAPTTEAPTTEVPTNDNQIPQIPVPEEDTASVIESDEPLVPEEVLTPKEDIDTDNQIPQIPVPEEDTASVIEPDEPLVSEEVLTPKEETAEQVTPSVDQKFLVFNPEPALGVSITGQKKDLIINTDSVAKDNETKALPLTGEDQDYKKEFLSLLMMILGLFLIKRKTK, from the coding sequence ATGAAAAAAATATTGTTTATTTTTGTTGTATTGTCCATGATTATATCTTTGGCAACTCCAAATGTAACGTTAGCTCAAGATTTAACTCAAAATATAATAAAAGATATCAAGATAGAAAATGAAAAAACTACATTCACAAATCGAGATCGTGTTAAAATTACAGTGGATTTTGATGCGTCAGGTAGAAAGATTGAACCAGGAGATATGATGCTTGTTCAGTTGCCGGATGAACTGAAAGGATTTGAAACGAGTATGAACCTTTCAAACGCTGATGGTAAAGTTCTAGGAAATTGTAATGTCACTACAAATAATATTTCATGCACATTCAATGAAAACGTAAAGGATCTCACAAACATTAAAGGCCAGTTCTATTTCACGACTGAATTTAATGATGATGAGCAAGGCACGAAACAAAAGAACTTAAACTTTGGTAACACTGCAATTACAAAGTCAATCACAGTTGACAATCCAGTATATGGAGAAGCAGGCGTCTCCAACGAAACTTTCTTTAAAGGCGGCCAGATTCTGCCCGATGCTCCTAATCAAGTGAGCTGGGCGATTCGCTTCAACAATAAGCAGGATTATTTCCGTCAAGGGGATCCTGCTATGATAACAGATAAGTTAGGCGAAGGTCAGGCATATGATGTAGATTCGTTTCAGTTCACAGTAACCACGAAGGGTCAGTCAACTATCTCTTTGTCAAAAGCAGATTTTGAGGCTCAATACGGAGAAGTGTATATCAATAAAGATAGCTTCAATATTCGCTTCAATCAGCCGAATTACACGCAGCTGATGGTATATTACAATACAAAGATTGTTGATAGCTCATTAGACGAATTTAGTAATGGAGCTACAACCAATTACATTGATAAGAATGGCGTGCAACAAAATGAAGTAAGTAATGCCACTGTTAAAAATATTAGCGCCGGAGGAAATATTGAAGGAGAGCTAGCGAAATATAATGGTAAGCTGACGATCAACAAAGTTGGAGTAGATAAAGAAGGCAATAAGACTCCCTTAGCAGGTGCAAAGTTCTCGCTTACGAACAAAGCAGAGGAGGTTGTTGCTGAAGGTACGACGGATGACAACGGACAACTCTCGTTTAACGAAATTAAAGGTGGCACATATTCAGTTAAAGAGATTGTATTTCCAGATGGATATAAAGCAGACGTAAGTGGGGATACGCAGGAAATTGTGCTCGACTTCAGAAATCAAGCAGAAGTTATACATGAGATTACAAATATTAAAGAAGAACTAGAACCAACAACTGAAGAACCAACAACGGAAGCACCAACAACAGAAGCGCCAACGACAGAAATACCGACAACAGAAGCACCAACGACAGAAGCACCGACAACGGAAGCACCAACGACAGAAGTACCAACGACAGAAGCGCCGACAACAGAAGCGCCGACAACAGAAGCACCGACGACAGAAGTACCAACAACGGAAGCGCCGACGACAGAAGCACCGACAACGGAAGCGCCGACAACGGAAGCACCGACGACAGAAGCACCGACGACAGAAGCACCGACGACAGAAGCACCGACGACAGAAGCACCGACGACAGAAGCACCGACGACAGAAGCACCAACAACAGAAGCACCAACAACAGAAGCACCAACAACAGAAGCGCCGACAACAGAAGCGCCGACAACAGAAGTACCAACAACAGAAGTACCGACAACGGAAGCGCCGACAACGGAAGTACCGACGACAGAAGCACCGACGACAGAAGCACCGACGACAGAAGCACCAACAACAGAAGCACCAACGACAGAAGTACCAACAAATGATAATCAGATTCCACAAATTCCTGTTCCTGAGGAGGACACAGCATCAGTAATCGAATCTGATGAACCTCTTGTACCAGAAGAAGTTTTAACACCGAAAGAGGATATAGATACTGATAATCAGATTCCACAAATTCCTGTTCCTGAGGAGGACACAGCATCAGTAATCGAACCTGATGAACCTCTTGTATCAGAAGAAGTTTTAACACCGAAAGAGGAGACAGCAGAGCAAGTAACACCGTCTGTTGATCAGAAGTTTCTTGTATTTAATCCTGAACCTGCTCTGGGTGTGAGCATTACTGGACAAAAGAAAGATCTTATTATCAATACAGATTCTGTTGCTAAGGATAATGAGACTAAAGCGCTACCTTTAACAGGTGAAGATCAAGATTATAAAAAAGAGTTTTTATCACTATTAATGATGATTCTTGGTTTATTCTTAATCAAACGTAAAACAAAATAA
- a CDS encoding thermonuclease family protein yields MKFVSVVDGDTVRVKQGNKAITLRLLLIDTPESKDPKKPVQPYAVEAGKYLDSYLRYANLSMQYDNNQKTDRYGRHLVYLYANNRLVNDEMVRSGYARIGYVYSQKYYLNALKKTESVAKAKKLRIWSIPGYVNTRGEGFIYNPKKPVVKQAPKPAPKPAAKPVAKQPTTKAGYPTSKYRKGAPKTFKNCTAMKKYYPYGVTIHHISYNKKHDRDKDKLACEASNVAYQPWMKNN; encoded by the coding sequence GTGAAGTTTGTATCAGTAGTTGATGGTGATACTGTACGCGTTAAGCAAGGTAATAAAGCAATCACACTTCGTTTGTTGCTTATTGATACACCTGAATCGAAGGATCCAAAGAAACCTGTCCAGCCATATGCGGTAGAAGCGGGGAAGTATTTGGATAGCTACTTACGTTATGCGAATCTTTCGATGCAGTATGATAACAATCAAAAGACAGACCGTTATGGCCGTCATCTTGTATATCTATATGCCAACAATCGTTTAGTCAATGATGAAATGGTACGTTCAGGATATGCACGTATAGGCTACGTCTATTCTCAGAAGTATTATCTAAATGCACTTAAGAAAACCGAGTCGGTTGCGAAGGCTAAGAAACTTCGTATCTGGTCGATTCCTGGGTATGTGAATACACGTGGTGAAGGATTTATCTATAATCCGAAGAAGCCCGTCGTTAAACAAGCACCAAAACCAGCACCAAAGCCAGCTGCAAAACCAGTTGCGAAACAGCCTACAACAAAAGCTGGTTATCCAACTTCAAAATATCGTAAAGGTGCACCGAAGACATTTAAAAATTGTACGGCAATGAAAAAATACTATCCATATGGCGTGACAATTCATCATATCTCTTATAACAAGAAACATGATCGTGATAAAGACAAACTCGCTTGTGAAGCATCAAACGTAGCATACCAGCCATGGATGAAGAATAACTAA